A region from the Desulfitobacterium dehalogenans ATCC 51507 genome encodes:
- a CDS encoding branched-chain amino acid ABC transporter permease, whose amino-acid sequence MVLFGQSVISGVLLGSMYALIALGMTLIMGVMKIINLAHGAIVMVGMYVTYVCFHQFGLDPYLGMFAAMIVAFLLGCIIQKYMINILVKVESILPQNQVLLTIGIMLVLTEIARLIFTSDYRSIATGYSSKTVFIADMSISVPMLIGFFIAIAFTTLLHLFLTKTDLGKSIRATAQDRDAAVYMGVNSSKITVITFGIGSALAAAGGSLLLPIFYLYPDVGQLFNAKSFIITILGGMGSTMGAIVGAIILGTAESLGATYISMGYKDLVGLIMFILVLLFLPGGLKSFIRR is encoded by the coding sequence ATGGTTTTATTCGGCCAATCCGTTATCTCCGGTGTCCTGCTAGGGTCTATGTATGCTTTGATTGCGCTGGGAATGACTTTAATTATGGGAGTCATGAAAATAATCAACCTTGCTCACGGAGCTATTGTCATGGTAGGGATGTACGTTACCTATGTTTGTTTTCATCAATTTGGTCTTGATCCTTATCTGGGGATGTTCGCGGCAATGATCGTAGCATTTTTGTTAGGCTGCATCATCCAGAAGTATATGATTAATATCTTGGTTAAGGTTGAATCGATCCTTCCCCAGAATCAGGTTTTACTAACCATTGGGATAATGCTGGTTTTAACCGAAATTGCCCGGCTCATCTTTACATCAGACTATCGGTCAATAGCCACAGGCTATTCATCAAAAACCGTTTTTATAGCGGATATGTCAATCAGTGTGCCAATGCTCATTGGATTTTTTATTGCTATAGCGTTTACCACACTCCTACATCTGTTTTTGACTAAAACAGATTTGGGTAAGTCTATCAGAGCCACGGCTCAGGACCGGGATGCTGCGGTCTACATGGGAGTCAACTCTTCAAAGATTACAGTAATTACCTTTGGTATTGGCTCGGCTTTGGCGGCAGCTGGGGGGTCCTTGTTATTACCGATCTTTTATTTATATCCGGATGTGGGGCAGCTGTTTAATGCCAAGTCTTTTATAATAACCATTTTGGGAGGAATGGGCAGTACCATGGGTGCCATAGTTGGAGCTATCATCCTCGGTACTGCGGAATCATTGGGTGCAACGTATATTTCTATGGGGTACAAAGATTTAGTCGGCCTGATCATGTTTATTCTAGTTCTGTTATTTTTGCCAGGTGGCTTAAAAAGCTTTATCAGGAGGTGA
- a CDS encoding ABC transporter substrate-binding protein codes for MRKPIWRSLMAFVLILGLLVTLGGCGSQNAAGSADVIKVGIILPLTGSEATFGNMEKNAFEMAYEELKAAGKTTIGGKDIQLLFEDDQGKQDMAKSATEKLVNQDKVVMISGAYSSASTNVIAGAAQSMNIPLLVTTGSADDITKKGWEWVFRGAAAPASKYTVALWEMLDQVIKPKTAAIIYESTDFGKSSATGFRAEAEKRGIEIVYDQPYEAGAIDFKPMLAKVKTTNPDMVFAVSYLMDASMIVKQSKELDFNTKLVVGGGAGYTLPEFRENAGEASEYIASSTLWVPSVTWPGAKEFFDNYVKKYGKEPDYHGAQAYATMHIIVDALNRAQELSNTGIQKALKETDLMTVMGPIKFEDWEGYTNQNRPYTYVVQWQKGKLEVIWPEDVKSAPLVYPVPNWGER; via the coding sequence ATGAGAAAACCAATTTGGCGGTCATTAATGGCTTTTGTTTTAATTCTTGGACTTTTAGTCACCCTCGGTGGTTGTGGAAGTCAGAATGCCGCAGGATCAGCGGATGTGATTAAAGTGGGGATTATTCTGCCCTTAACCGGTAGTGAGGCCACTTTCGGCAATATGGAAAAGAATGCTTTTGAAATGGCATATGAAGAACTAAAAGCTGCGGGTAAAACAACGATAGGCGGTAAGGACATTCAGCTCTTGTTTGAAGATGATCAGGGAAAGCAGGATATGGCCAAGTCTGCAACGGAGAAACTTGTCAACCAGGACAAAGTCGTAATGATAAGCGGTGCTTACAGCAGTGCTTCTACTAACGTTATTGCCGGCGCGGCCCAGTCGATGAACATACCTTTACTTGTCACTACGGGATCAGCGGATGACATCACTAAGAAGGGCTGGGAATGGGTTTTCAGGGGTGCTGCCGCTCCAGCCAGTAAATACACGGTTGCTCTTTGGGAGATGCTTGATCAGGTCATAAAGCCAAAGACGGCTGCTATTATTTACGAAAGCACAGATTTCGGTAAGTCATCTGCCACAGGCTTCAGGGCCGAAGCAGAAAAAAGAGGGATAGAAATCGTCTATGATCAACCCTATGAGGCTGGAGCGATAGATTTTAAGCCCATGCTGGCTAAGGTTAAAACGACTAACCCTGATATGGTTTTTGCGGTCTCCTATCTGATGGATGCTTCCATGATCGTCAAACAATCCAAGGAACTGGATTTTAACACGAAATTGGTAGTAGGGGGCGGTGCTGGCTATACCCTGCCTGAATTCAGGGAAAATGCGGGTGAGGCTTCGGAATATATTGCCTCCAGCACTCTGTGGGTACCTAGTGTAACCTGGCCGGGAGCAAAGGAATTCTTTGATAACTATGTGAAGAAATATGGAAAAGAACCTGATTATCATGGCGCACAGGCTTATGCAACCATGCATATCATTGTGGATGCTCTTAACAGGGCTCAAGAGCTTAGCAATACAGGGATTCAAAAAGCTCTTAAAGAAACGGATCTGATGACAGTTATGGGTCCAATCAAGTTTGAAGACTGGGAAGGCTATACCAATCAAAACAGACCCTATACTTATGTAGTGCAATGGCAGAAGGGCAAGTTGGAAGTAATCTGGCCCGAAGATGTTAAATCGGCTCCCCTTGTCTATCCGGTGCCTAACTGGGGAGAGAGGTAA
- the sigE gene encoding RNA polymerase sporulation sigma factor SigE, giving the protein MRRIVERFKLWVLKIKSMIIAKFTDWREIYYVGSSEALPPPLSTDEEGELLERLERGDVSVRDILIERNLRLVVYIARKFENTGVGIEDLVSIGTIGLIKAVNTFDPQKKIKLATYASRCIENEILMHLRRNNKTRTEVSFDEPLNIDWDGNELLLSDVLGTENDIISRPLEEKVDRQLLHLAMARLTDREKLIMELRFGLDNGEEKTQKEVADRLGISQSYISRLEKRIIRRLRKEFIRLE; this is encoded by the coding sequence ATGAGAAGGATAGTAGAACGTTTCAAATTATGGGTATTGAAAATTAAATCAATGATTATAGCCAAGTTTACCGATTGGCGGGAAATCTATTATGTAGGGAGCAGTGAAGCCCTGCCTCCCCCCCTGAGCACGGATGAAGAGGGGGAATTATTAGAACGCCTTGAACGGGGGGATGTGAGTGTCCGAGATATCCTCATCGAAAGAAACCTGCGTTTGGTGGTGTATATTGCCCGCAAATTCGAGAATACGGGGGTAGGTATAGAGGATCTGGTCTCCATTGGAACCATTGGGCTGATCAAAGCGGTCAACACCTTTGATCCTCAGAAAAAAATTAAGCTGGCTACCTATGCTTCACGCTGCATCGAAAATGAAATCCTTATGCATTTGCGCCGCAATAACAAGACGAGAACCGAGGTATCCTTTGATGAGCCTTTAAATATTGATTGGGACGGCAATGAGCTCTTACTTTCTGATGTATTGGGGACGGAAAACGATATTATTTCCCGTCCGCTGGAAGAGAAGGTGGACCGTCAGCTTTTGCATTTGGCTATGGCCAGACTGACGGATCGGGAAAAACTGATTATGGAATTGCGCTTTGGTTTGGACAATGGTGAGGAAAAAACCCAGAAGGAAGTTGCCGATCGGCTGGGGATATCCCAATCCTATATTTCTCGGCTGGAAAAACGGATTATTCGTCGCTTGAGGAAAGAATTTATCCGTTTGGAATAA
- a CDS encoding ABC transporter ATP-binding protein: MSLFEAKNIVKRFGGVAAVNNLSFTVEKGEILGIIGPNGAGKTTVFNLISCFFPPSSGEIYFKEKRIDQVPAHDICDLGIGRTFQVVKPLKRMTVQENVMVGAFLRTNSTAKAKSKAEEIVDFCGLTKFKDYEAKSLPLALRKRLEIARALATEPELLMLDETCAGLNPRESEEAIAIIKKIRDSGMTIIIIEHIMKVMMGISDRILAINFGSQITIGKPQEVASHPEVIKAYLGDDHA; the protein is encoded by the coding sequence ATGAGTCTATTTGAAGCAAAAAACATTGTTAAGCGATTTGGGGGCGTAGCCGCCGTTAATAACCTGAGTTTCACGGTTGAAAAGGGAGAAATCTTAGGGATTATTGGTCCTAATGGTGCCGGCAAAACAACCGTCTTCAATCTTATCAGTTGTTTTTTTCCCCCTTCTTCAGGAGAAATATACTTCAAAGAGAAAAGGATTGACCAGGTGCCGGCCCATGATATATGCGACCTAGGAATAGGGAGAACATTTCAAGTTGTTAAACCCTTAAAACGGATGACCGTGCAGGAAAATGTTATGGTAGGAGCATTTCTACGCACCAATAGCACGGCAAAAGCAAAAAGCAAGGCTGAGGAGATCGTGGATTTCTGTGGACTGACTAAGTTTAAAGATTATGAAGCGAAAAGCTTGCCCTTAGCACTGCGCAAAAGGCTGGAAATTGCCAGGGCCCTGGCCACGGAACCGGAATTGCTTATGCTTGATGAAACCTGTGCAGGCCTAAATCCGAGGGAGTCAGAAGAGGCAATAGCCATCATCAAAAAGATCCGAGATTCGGGAATGACAATAATCATTATCGAACACATCATGAAGGTGATGATGGGTATCTCTGACCGCATTTTGGCTATAAACTTCGGCAGCCAAATCACGATTGGAAAACCGCAGGAGGTAGCGAGTCATCCTGAGGTAATTAAAGCATATTTAGGTGATGATCATGCTTAA
- a CDS encoding ATP-binding protein: protein MKILHLKLGTKIAMLSFLLVLLSVFLAGVIIVNQISDKMEKEIGHRAMAIARTVAQLSEVQENLSKSEGSKVIQPLAERIRLATGVEYIVIFNMEKTRYSHPYLDRIGTVFNDGDEELSLQRKEYLSQAVGVLGPSIRAFVPVLADEGTRQVGVVAVGILVPTIREIISTIKTELYSSILIGLILGGLGSFYLASNIKKNMFSLEPNEIARMLEERVAIFQAMDDGVVALDMENRITVINEKACRIVGISEKEVGCRLKELPAFNALNDLLVANDPTETTELILNNTWVFVDFLPVRVKEQIVGRVITLKEKTEVRKMAEELTGVKTFIEALRVQNHESLNKLHTIAGLIQLGKADQARDYIYRVTEEQQEVTRFLSSKIRYPNVAGLLLGKYNRGKELKVDVLFDPDSNLSELPEGFDSSTLTIILGNLLENAMEAVVGSKLSEVHCRIKYEHHELVLSVEDTGSGISSENQAKIYQWGFSTKGNGNRGIGLSLVKQTVDLLGGTIELESGKWGTRFGVRIPLNKIQA from the coding sequence TTGAAAATCCTCCACCTAAAATTAGGGACTAAAATCGCAATGCTCTCATTCCTGCTCGTTCTTTTATCCGTTTTTCTGGCAGGAGTGATTATTGTCAACCAAATTTCGGATAAGATGGAGAAAGAAATAGGACATCGAGCGATGGCTATTGCCCGAACGGTTGCCCAGTTAAGTGAGGTACAAGAAAATCTTAGCAAGTCTGAGGGTTCGAAAGTAATTCAACCTCTTGCCGAACGGATCCGTCTGGCCACAGGGGTTGAATATATCGTAATTTTTAATATGGAAAAGACAAGATATTCTCATCCTTATTTAGATCGCATTGGCACTGTCTTTAACGATGGAGATGAAGAGCTTTCTTTACAAAGAAAGGAATATCTCTCCCAAGCTGTAGGAGTACTGGGACCGTCGATTCGTGCTTTTGTACCTGTCCTGGCTGATGAAGGGACCCGTCAGGTAGGGGTTGTTGCGGTTGGAATTCTTGTACCTACCATCCGGGAAATCATCAGTACCATCAAGACTGAACTCTATTCTTCGATTCTGATAGGGTTAATTCTGGGGGGACTGGGTTCATTTTATTTGGCCAGCAATATTAAGAAGAATATGTTTTCCCTTGAACCCAACGAGATCGCGCGGATGCTGGAAGAAAGAGTGGCAATTTTCCAGGCTATGGATGATGGGGTTGTAGCCCTTGATATGGAGAACCGCATTACCGTAATTAATGAAAAAGCGTGCCGGATTGTAGGAATTTCTGAAAAGGAGGTAGGATGCCGCTTAAAAGAACTTCCTGCCTTTAATGCCTTAAACGATTTATTGGTGGCAAATGATCCTACGGAGACCACAGAGCTTATCCTAAATAATACTTGGGTTTTCGTGGATTTTTTGCCGGTCAGAGTCAAGGAGCAGATAGTTGGAAGGGTCATCACCCTTAAAGAAAAAACTGAAGTACGCAAAATGGCGGAGGAATTAACTGGAGTAAAAACCTTTATTGAAGCGCTGAGGGTACAGAATCATGAATCCCTGAATAAATTGCATACCATTGCCGGGTTGATACAGTTAGGGAAAGCTGATCAAGCCAGGGATTATATTTATAGAGTGACTGAGGAGCAACAGGAGGTTACAAGATTCCTGAGCAGTAAGATTAGGTACCCTAACGTTGCAGGCTTGCTCTTAGGAAAGTATAATCGCGGCAAAGAGCTGAAAGTCGATGTTTTATTTGATCCGGACTCGAATTTGAGTGAATTGCCGGAGGGCTTTGACAGCAGCACATTGACCATTATTCTGGGAAATTTACTGGAGAATGCCATGGAAGCGGTGGTGGGAAGTAAGTTAAGCGAAGTGCACTGTCGGATTAAGTATGAACACCATGAATTGGTATTGAGTGTAGAGGATACCGGGTCGGGGATTTCCTCAGAAAATCAAGCAAAAATTTATCAATGGGGATTTTCAACCAAAGGGAATGGCAATAGGGGAATTGGCCTATCACTGGTTAAGCAGACAGTAGATTTGTTAGGTGGGACCATAGAGCTGGAGTCGGGTAAATGGGGGACACGTTTTGGGGTTAGAATTCCATTGAATAAAATTCAAGCGTGA
- a CDS encoding sigma-E processing peptidase SpoIIGA codes for MERYLDLDLLVNGSMDALLLILAARLSNLPFRGKRIAAGVIAGEIPVILSAYVPASLLFDLSKYFIPWLMVWLAYPYRGFRLYFKTLLIFWVLSAGLGGLVYALWGWISFDGRIGGSLRIGLKNLWILPLVAGLWWFTQKAWHQILGSAARQQSFIYDLEIDMGKGNSFRVKALLDTGNQLRDPLTGYPVILVEEEAAVAGMPEELLPVLQGAWRDLDDPWPWLWQSDSLWIKQCAFIPYQGVGHRSWLLGIRPQRVVCTSLPEPKEMKATLAFVQQVLSPDRAYQALLHSEHVRGAEES; via the coding sequence ATGGAGAGGTATTTGGATCTTGATCTTTTAGTGAATGGGAGTATGGATGCCTTGCTCTTAATCCTCGCTGCCCGACTATCGAATCTTCCCTTTCGAGGCAAGAGAATTGCGGCGGGAGTAATCGCTGGAGAAATTCCGGTCATTCTATCTGCCTATGTTCCAGCCTCGTTGCTTTTTGATTTGAGCAAATATTTTATTCCTTGGCTGATGGTTTGGCTGGCCTATCCCTATCGGGGATTTAGGCTATATTTCAAGACTCTCCTGATATTTTGGGTCTTATCAGCCGGACTGGGTGGGCTTGTCTACGCCTTATGGGGCTGGATCAGCTTCGACGGCAGGATAGGGGGTTCTTTGCGGATTGGGCTGAAGAATCTTTGGATTTTGCCCTTGGTTGCAGGATTATGGTGGTTTACTCAAAAAGCGTGGCATCAAATTCTAGGTTCAGCGGCCCGGCAACAATCCTTTATCTATGACCTTGAGATTGATATGGGTAAAGGGAATTCCTTCAGGGTGAAAGCCTTGCTGGATACGGGGAATCAATTGCGGGATCCTTTGACCGGGTACCCAGTAATTTTAGTCGAAGAGGAAGCAGCGGTCGCCGGGATGCCGGAAGAGCTGCTCCCGGTTTTGCAAGGAGCCTGGCGGGATCTGGACGATCCCTGGCCTTGGCTTTGGCAGTCCGATTCTTTGTGGATTAAACAATGTGCCTTTATCCCTTACCAGGGAGTAGGGCATAGAAGCTGGCTTCTGGGTATCCGGCCCCAAAGGGTGGTTTGTACATCCTTGCCGGAACCGAAAGAAATGAAAGCAACCTTAGCTTTCGTGCAGCAGGTTCTTAGTCCGGATAGAGCCTATCAGGCCTTGCTGCACTCAGAGCATGTTCGAGGAGCGGAGGAAAGCTGA
- a CDS encoding type II toxin-antitoxin system Phd/YefM family antitoxin, producing the protein MDDKKEGNTKKASDAITATELKSNLGMYLDYVMNENEEVVITKNGKKAVRLTPYITDADRYFLMKEKALDYQYGGKKVSYDEFMEIYEKSELRMEFINGEIVLLSSPSTLHQEISGNLHVEFKGYLKGKPCKVFYAPFDVHFRKEGFKDPDVMQPDLFIACDVAETTNEKGRYMGTPVLVVEILSPSTRSRDMVDKLNTFMISGVREFWIVDPVQEIVLVYGFKDLDIDHFMTYRKQDAVRSCWFPDLEIVGTEIFP; encoded by the coding sequence ATGGACGATAAGAAAGAAGGAAATACGAAAAAGGCGAGCGACGCGATTACAGCCACGGAGCTTAAAAGCAATCTGGGAATGTACTTGGATTATGTTATGAACGAAAATGAGGAAGTGGTGATCACCAAAAACGGCAAAAAAGCTGTGCGTCTTACCCCTTACATCACAGATGCCGACCGTTATTTCCTCATGAAAGAAAAGGCCCTGGACTACCAGTACGGCGGCAAAAAGGTCTCCTATGATGAATTTATGGAGATTTATGAGAAAAGCGAGCTGCGCATGGAATTTATCAATGGGGAAATCGTGCTGTTAAGTTCGCCAAGCACCCTTCATCAGGAAATCTCGGGAAACTTGCATGTTGAGTTTAAAGGGTATCTTAAAGGGAAACCCTGCAAGGTGTTCTATGCCCCTTTCGATGTGCATTTCCGCAAAGAGGGGTTCAAAGATCCCGATGTGATGCAGCCGGACTTGTTCATTGCCTGCGATGTGGCTGAGACCACCAATGAAAAAGGGCGCTATATGGGCACGCCGGTTCTGGTGGTGGAGATTCTCTCCCCCAGCACCCGTTCCAGGGATATGGTGGATAAGCTGAACACCTTTATGATTTCCGGGGTCCGGGAGTTCTGGATTGTCGATCCTGTCCAGGAAATTGTTCTGGTTTATGGCTTTAAAGACTTGGATATTGATCATTTTATGACCTACCGGAAACAGGACGCGGTTCGGTCCTGCTGGTTTCCTGATCTGGAGATTGTGGGGACTGAAATCTTCCCTTGA
- a CDS encoding branched-chain amino acid ABC transporter permease, translating into MKNKKLLLTIIALIAALAVPLIIKAPYQLHMVILILIWATIGTAWNLLGGYGGQVSFGHAAFFGIGAYSAGMLNLYLEVSPWWGLLLGPIAATMIAYPIGLICFRLRGPYFALAMLALGEIFRILFTNLSVTNGAQGILIMPEITSKVFYYYIGLAILALTIMTTYKIVNSKIGYYLVSIREDQDAATSLGIPTTTYKIIALLPSAFFTGLVGAFYMNYVSFIDPKIAFNLVNVSIMIILVVMLGGPATTWGPTIGAAIYIILGELFRATLGAANVLVFGMLVCIIIMFMPNGIIGALTNLGRLLRQKKGWPGGTKHESI; encoded by the coding sequence ATGAAAAACAAAAAGTTGCTATTGACAATTATAGCTCTTATCGCAGCGCTGGCGGTTCCATTGATTATTAAAGCCCCTTACCAATTGCATATGGTGATTTTAATCCTTATTTGGGCGACGATTGGTACAGCCTGGAATTTGCTCGGTGGATATGGGGGGCAGGTTTCCTTTGGCCACGCGGCATTCTTTGGGATAGGTGCTTATTCCGCAGGAATGCTGAACCTCTATTTGGAGGTATCCCCTTGGTGGGGTCTGCTGTTGGGACCTATCGCGGCTACCATGATCGCTTATCCAATTGGCTTGATTTGTTTCCGGCTGAGAGGCCCTTACTTTGCACTGGCCATGCTGGCCTTGGGTGAAATCTTTAGAATTCTATTTACTAACCTGTCGGTAACCAACGGTGCTCAAGGGATACTGATTATGCCGGAAATTACTTCAAAAGTTTTCTATTATTACATAGGCTTAGCAATTTTGGCTTTAACGATTATGACCACTTACAAGATTGTTAACTCTAAAATAGGCTATTATCTGGTTTCCATAAGGGAAGACCAGGATGCAGCAACTTCTCTGGGAATTCCGACGACGACCTATAAAATAATTGCCCTCCTACCCAGTGCCTTTTTTACAGGATTGGTTGGAGCGTTTTATATGAATTATGTATCTTTTATAGATCCGAAAATTGCGTTTAATTTAGTCAACGTCTCAATTATGATAATTCTGGTTGTTATGCTGGGGGGGCCTGCCACAACCTGGGGACCTACTATTGGCGCAGCAATTTATATAATTTTGGGAGAACTGTTTCGCGCAACCCTTGGAGCGGCTAATGTTCTGGTCTTTGGAATGCTTGTGTGCATAATCATCATGTTTATGCCTAATGGGATTATCGGGGCACTCACCAACCTTGGGCGACTATTGAGGCAAAAGAAAGGCTGGCCGGGAGGGACTAAACATGAGTCTATTTGA
- a CDS encoding ABC transporter ATP-binding protein, which yields MLKVKSLNASYKDLQVLWDVSFEVRKGEFVVLLGANGAGKTTILNTISGIVTNKSGVIEFMGTDIAKLPGYKVAAQGIIHVPEGRRLFPEMTVKENLEMGSLFPEAKAKRKETIKKVFDLFPILQEKQNQEAGNLSGGQQQMLAIGRGLMALPNLLILDEPSLGLSPVLVSQIFDIVKEINQQGVTVLLVEQNVAKTLSMCDRAYVLENGRVIMEGQGQELLNNEHIKEAYLGI from the coding sequence ATGCTTAAAGTAAAGAGCCTTAATGCATCCTACAAAGATCTGCAGGTTTTATGGGATGTTTCCTTTGAAGTCAGAAAAGGGGAGTTTGTGGTACTTCTTGGTGCCAATGGAGCTGGTAAAACAACCATTTTAAACACAATCTCGGGAATCGTAACAAATAAAAGCGGAGTTATAGAGTTTATGGGCACAGATATTGCCAAATTGCCTGGCTACAAAGTTGCTGCTCAAGGAATTATTCATGTCCCTGAAGGACGGCGTCTTTTTCCGGAAATGACCGTAAAAGAGAATTTGGAAATGGGATCGCTATTTCCTGAGGCTAAAGCCAAACGTAAAGAGACTATAAAAAAGGTCTTTGACTTATTTCCAATTTTACAGGAAAAGCAAAACCAGGAAGCGGGGAATCTCAGCGGTGGCCAGCAACAGATGCTTGCTATAGGCAGAGGATTAATGGCTTTGCCGAATTTACTTATCCTGGATGAACCCTCCCTTGGGCTTTCGCCGGTGTTGGTAAGCCAGATTTTCGATATAGTAAAAGAAATCAATCAACAGGGTGTCACTGTTCTGCTGGTCGAGCAGAATGTGGCCAAGACTTTAAGCATGTGCGACCGGGCCTATGTTTTGGAGAACGGCAGGGTAATCATGGAAGGTCAGGGTCAGGAACTATTGAACAATGAACATATCAAAGAAGCATATTTAGGAATATAA
- a CDS encoding response regulator yields MNLIDLILVEDDPMVMEVNEGFIKRIGGFRICGKARTGKKALEIIRNLRPRLVILDIYLPDLNGIQILKEIRQLGIPTDIILITAAQDVATVQAGLRFGVVDYIIKPFKYERIHTALNNYYSYAEQLQNRWEINQEDLDRLIKIHPHQDTLANRSREELPKGLREITLQQVYNFLKETPIGLSAEEVAEGVGLARVTARRYLEYLEKMDRVLLETQYGAVGRPINKYKIVL; encoded by the coding sequence ATGAATCTGATTGACTTGATCCTAGTTGAAGACGATCCGATGGTAATGGAAGTAAATGAAGGGTTTATAAAGAGAATTGGAGGGTTTCGAATTTGTGGTAAAGCCAGAACCGGAAAAAAAGCGTTGGAAATTATTCGGAATTTGAGACCGCGTTTAGTAATTCTCGATATCTATTTACCGGACCTCAACGGAATTCAAATCCTTAAAGAGATCCGCCAACTGGGTATACCTACCGATATCATCCTGATTACAGCGGCCCAGGACGTGGCAACGGTCCAGGCTGGGCTGCGCTTCGGTGTGGTGGATTACATTATCAAACCTTTTAAATATGAGCGGATCCATACTGCACTCAACAATTATTACTCCTACGCAGAGCAGCTGCAAAATCGCTGGGAGATAAATCAGGAGGATCTGGACCGTTTGATCAAAATTCATCCCCATCAGGATACCCTTGCCAATAGAAGTCGGGAAGAGTTACCCAAAGGCTTGCGCGAAATTACCTTGCAGCAAGTTTATAATTTTCTTAAAGAAACCCCGATCGGACTATCGGCAGAGGAAGTGGCGGAAGGGGTTGGGCTGGCGCGGGTAACAGCCCGCAGATACCTGGAATATCTTGAAAAAATGGACCGGGTATTATTGGAAACTCAATATGGGGCAGTGGGCAGGCCCATCAACAAATATAAAATTGTACTTTAG
- a CDS encoding DctP family TRAP transporter solute-binding subunit has product MARNSWLFILSMVVLLLAGCGTRVIDGQQVDKKDKIIIKFSHVVEENTPKGLAAIRFASLVRERSKGSIEVQVFPNSQLFKDGEEFEALSRGDVQMIAPTTSKVAQLFPQWQIWDLPYLFDDLDSVHQIIDGPLGRTLLEQLRQKSMKGLAMWDNGFKQLTNNDHPITKPSDLQGLCFRIMSQGILEEQFHYFGADTLYLPFNDVYQSLEEGRAQGQENTISNIYTKNFDQVQSYLTLSQHGFMGYAVIVNEEFWNQLPSQARELLETTLAEVTLWERDIAKKLNDEQLSELQKRNKIKIYTLDSQEKRFWKEDFALVYAKFVQENGADFLNDVKQSIDLAGNR; this is encoded by the coding sequence ATGGCTAGAAATAGCTGGCTCTTTATTTTAAGTATGGTTGTTCTTTTATTGGCCGGATGTGGTACCAGAGTTATTGATGGTCAGCAAGTGGATAAAAAGGATAAGATCATCATCAAGTTTTCTCACGTCGTTGAGGAGAACACTCCCAAAGGTTTAGCCGCCATACGTTTTGCCAGTCTGGTCAGGGAACGATCTAAGGGCTCTATTGAAGTTCAGGTATTTCCAAATTCTCAATTATTTAAAGATGGTGAAGAATTTGAGGCCTTGAGCAGAGGGGATGTGCAGATGATCGCTCCCACCACTTCAAAAGTTGCCCAATTATTTCCCCAGTGGCAAATCTGGGATCTTCCCTATCTGTTTGATGATCTAGACAGTGTTCATCAAATAATAGATGGGCCTTTGGGCAGGACCTTGCTTGAACAATTACGCCAGAAAAGTATGAAGGGACTGGCTATGTGGGATAACGGCTTCAAACAATTGACCAATAACGATCATCCTATCACTAAGCCCAGTGATTTACAAGGGTTATGTTTTCGGATCATGTCTCAGGGAATCCTGGAAGAACAATTTCATTACTTTGGCGCCGACACCCTCTATCTACCCTTCAATGATGTTTATCAGTCTTTGGAAGAAGGGCGGGCTCAAGGCCAGGAAAATACGATCTCTAATATTTATACGAAGAACTTTGACCAGGTACAGAGTTATTTAACCCTCAGTCAACACGGCTTTATGGGGTATGCGGTCATAGTCAATGAAGAATTCTGGAATCAGCTGCCATCTCAGGCTCGGGAACTCCTGGAGACAACCTTGGCTGAAGTGACACTGTGGGAAAGAGATATCGCCAAAAAGTTGAACGATGAACAATTAAGTGAACTGCAAAAACGCAATAAAATCAAGATATACACCTTGGATAGTCAGGAGAAAAGGTTTTGGAAAGAGGATTTTGCTTTGGTTTATGCAAAATTTGTCCAAGAAAACGGCGCAGACTTTCTTAATGATGTGAAACAATCCATTGACTTGGCTGGGAATAGGTAA